One Mesorhizobium sp. J428 DNA segment encodes these proteins:
- a CDS encoding CreA family protein has product MNRFAAAALFLGLAASPALAQEVGEVGVDWLGNDIIVEAFKDPKVDGITCHVSYFERGVIDRLQKGNWFEDPSDSSIACRQTGPIAIRDIDLTKGGEEVFNQGISLIWKQRVVNRIYDKANDTLIYLSHSRQVQDGSAKMAISTVPLFNQPVTWANGKPQ; this is encoded by the coding sequence ATGAACCGTTTCGCCGCCGCAGCCCTGTTCCTCGGCCTTGCCGCGTCGCCAGCCCTGGCGCAGGAGGTCGGCGAAGTCGGCGTCGACTGGCTCGGCAACGACATCATCGTCGAAGCCTTCAAGGACCCGAAGGTCGACGGCATCACCTGCCACGTCTCCTATTTCGAGCGCGGCGTGATCGACCGGCTGCAGAAGGGCAACTGGTTCGAGGACCCGTCCGATTCCTCAATCGCCTGCCGCCAGACCGGCCCGATCGCGATCCGCGACATCGACCTCACCAAGGGCGGCGAGGAAGTGTTCAACCAGGGCATCTCGCTGATCTGGAAGCAGCGCGTCGTCAACCGCATCTACGACAAGGCCAACGATACGCTGATCTACCTGTCGCATTCGCGACAGGTGCAGGACGGCTCCGCCAAGATGGCGATCTCGACCGTGCCGCTGTTCAATCAGCCCGTGACCTGGGCCAACGGCAAGCCGCAGTAA
- a CDS encoding SCO family protein, whose translation MRAILYGLLFLVAAGIGYVAFDWYAKVGSGDAYGGAFQLVDQKGQPISEKEFRAQPSAVFFGFTHCPEICPTTLFELDGWLKQLGAEGENIRAFFVSVDPERDTPEIMDQYVSNVSQRITGVTGDPAKVAAMVKSFNIYSRKVETGGGEYTMDHTASVLLLEKGGAFAGTIAYGENGQTAVAKLKRLATGS comes from the coding sequence ATGCGCGCGATCCTCTACGGGCTTCTCTTCCTCGTCGCGGCGGGCATCGGCTATGTCGCCTTCGACTGGTATGCGAAAGTCGGCTCGGGTGACGCCTATGGCGGCGCGTTCCAACTCGTCGACCAGAAGGGCCAGCCGATCAGCGAGAAGGAATTCAGGGCGCAGCCTTCGGCGGTCTTCTTCGGCTTCACCCACTGTCCCGAGATCTGCCCGACCACGCTGTTCGAGCTCGACGGCTGGCTGAAACAGCTCGGCGCGGAGGGCGAGAACATCCGCGCCTTCTTCGTCTCTGTCGATCCGGAGCGCGACACGCCGGAGATCATGGACCAGTATGTCAGCAACGTCTCGCAGCGCATCACAGGTGTGACCGGCGACCCGGCCAAGGTGGCGGCGATGGTGAAGTCGTTCAACATCTATTCGCGCAAGGTCGAGACCGGCGGCGGCGAGTACACGATGGATCACACGGCCTCCGTGCTGCTGCTCGAGAAGGGCGGCGCGTTTGCCGGCACCATCGCCTATGGCGAGAATGGCCAGACGGCGGTCGCCAAGCTGAAGCGGCTGGCGACCGGATCCTGA
- a CDS encoding cytochrome b, producing the protein MATQAPKGYSRLQIALHWIIALLIGVQILYHDPMEEAWDAVRDGLAVPANVSFGVTVHVAVGVSVLLLALLRLGVRVTRGAPALPAEEPAPLRLAANATHVVLYILMIAIPLGGLAAWVGGVKPAAGIHGLAANILFWLVVVHILGALYQRFVLKSDVLTRMVAPQK; encoded by the coding sequence ATGGCTACGCAGGCACCCAAGGGCTACTCTCGCCTCCAGATCGCCCTCCACTGGATCATCGCGCTGCTGATCGGCGTGCAGATCCTCTACCACGATCCGATGGAAGAGGCGTGGGACGCCGTCCGCGACGGGCTCGCGGTTCCGGCGAACGTGAGCTTCGGCGTTACCGTGCACGTCGCCGTCGGCGTGTCCGTCCTGCTGCTTGCCTTGCTGCGGCTCGGCGTCCGCGTCACGCGCGGCGCACCGGCCCTGCCGGCGGAGGAGCCCGCGCCGCTGCGCCTCGCCGCGAATGCGACACACGTCGTGCTCTACATCCTCATGATCGCGATCCCGCTCGGCGGCCTCGCGGCATGGGTGGGCGGCGTCAAGCCCGCGGCCGGCATACATGGCCTGGCGGCGAACATCCTGTTCTGGCTGGTTGTCGTGCACATCCTGGGCGCGCTCTACCAGCGCTTCGTCTTGAAGTCGGACGTGCTGACCAGGATGGTGGCACCGCAGAAATAG
- a CDS encoding 50S ribosomal protein L11 methyltransferase yields the protein MGQIRYHLRGPKAETERVYAALELGLEEEGWPLSIFEVDEKAAIFEVSAYVDEAEDGVAERLAALVPDDLADRSFAVEPVPDIDWVTKSLEGLKPVRAGRFLVHGSHDRDKRRIGDLAIEIEAGLAFGTGHHGTTAGCLQVLSEVVRREHPRNALDLGTGSAVLAIALAKMAHIPVLATDIDPVATEVAKENAAINGVAAWLTCVTAPGFHHAAFAAAGPFDLIVANILARPLMRLAPQMARHVTPGGSLVLSGILDSQRNAVVAAYAGQRFRHVRTLHREGWVAIHLKR from the coding sequence ATGGGCCAGATCCGCTATCACCTCCGCGGGCCGAAGGCCGAGACGGAACGCGTCTACGCGGCGCTCGAACTCGGCCTGGAAGAAGAGGGCTGGCCGCTGTCCATCTTCGAGGTGGACGAGAAGGCGGCTATTTTCGAAGTCTCCGCCTATGTCGACGAGGCGGAGGACGGCGTTGCCGAACGCCTTGCCGCGCTGGTTCCCGACGACCTTGCGGACCGCAGCTTCGCGGTCGAGCCCGTTCCGGACATCGACTGGGTGACGAAGTCGCTGGAAGGGCTGAAGCCGGTGCGCGCCGGCCGGTTCCTGGTGCACGGCTCGCACGACCGCGACAAGCGTCGCATCGGCGATCTTGCGATCGAGATCGAGGCAGGACTAGCCTTCGGCACCGGTCATCACGGCACGACGGCCGGCTGCCTGCAGGTTTTGTCGGAAGTGGTGCGGCGCGAGCATCCGCGCAACGCACTCGACCTCGGCACCGGCAGCGCCGTGCTCGCCATCGCGCTGGCGAAGATGGCACATATCCCGGTGCTCGCCACCGACATCGACCCGGTCGCAACGGAGGTGGCCAAGGAGAACGCGGCGATCAACGGCGTCGCCGCCTGGCTGACCTGCGTGACGGCGCCCGGCTTCCACCATGCGGCATTCGCGGCGGCGGGACCGTTCGACCTGATCGTCGCCAACATCCTCGCCCGCCCGCTGATGCGGCTCGCGCCGCAGATGGCACGCCATGTCACGCCGGGCGGATCCCTGGTGCTGTCGGGCATCCTCGACAGCCAGCGCAACGCGGTGGTGGCGGCCTATGCGGGCCAGCGCTTCCGCCATGTCAGGACGCTGCACCGCGAGGGCTGGGTGGCGATCCACCTCAAGCGCTAA